A genomic region of Trifolium pratense cultivar HEN17-A07 linkage group LG3, ARS_RC_1.1, whole genome shotgun sequence contains the following coding sequences:
- the LOC123917985 gene encoding uncharacterized protein LOC123917985, producing the protein MKESTTTTTTDPITTCINLTNSLLNHEIPTVHHLKSKWSIFKLKLTTLQTHLTDFSTDYSNTSTTNPLSLHLLQSITQTLNDAVSLSQHCKSHSPDLPLGKLQTQSQLDSLIATLHRHVTDCDVLFRSGLLLETPAFSKREAVRSLSRNLIARLQIGSSDSRATAIDSLLSLLNEDDKNVTIAVAQGVVPVLVRLLDSPSSSDMKEKIVASISRVSVVESGKNNLLAEGLLLLNHLLRVLDSGSGLAIEKACIALQALSFTRDNARAIGSRGGISSLLGICQGGTPGSQASAAAVLRNLAKFNEIRENFAEENAVVVLLGLASSGTVLAQENAIGCVANLISEDDSMRVLAFKEGGVECLKNFWDSAPVIPSLEVGVEMLRYLAMTGPIGEVLVAEGFVGRVMGVLNCDVLTVRIAAARAVYAMGLNGGSKTKKEMGECGCVPFLIKMLDGKGAEEKESAAMALSVLLQHPFNRRIFRKDDKGIVSAVHLLNPSLVNLDKKYPVSLLVSLLHSKTCRKQMVAVGACVYTQKLVELDVPGSKKLLDGLGRGKIWGVFARP; encoded by the coding sequence ATGAaggaatcaacaacaacaacaacaacagacCCAATAACAACTTGCATCAACCTCACCAATTCACTCTTAAACCACGAAATCCCCACCGTCCATCACTTAAAATCCAAATGGTCAATCTTCAAACTCAAACTCACCACACTCCAAACTCATCTCACAGATTTCTCAACCGACTATTCCAACACCTCAACCACAAACCCCCTCTCTCTCCACCTACTCCAATCCATCACTCAAACCCTAAACGACGCCGTTTCACTCTCTCAACACTGTAAATCTCACTCCCCCGATTTACCCCTAGGTAAACTCCAAACTCAAAGCCAACTCGATTCTCTCATCGCCACTCTCCACCGCCACGTCACTGACTGCGATGTTCTGTTTCGTAGTGGCCTTCTCCTCGAAACTCCCGCTTTCTCTAAACGTGAAGCTGTTCGATCTCTTTCTAGAAACCTCATCGCACGGTTACAAATCGGGTCGTCTGATTCACGCGCTACCGCGATTGACTCGCTTTTATCACTTCTAAATGAAGATGATAAGAATGTTACTATAGCTGTTGCGCAGGGTGTAGTTCCGGTGCTGGTTAGGTTACTCGATTCGCCGTCGTCTTCTGATATGAAGGAGAAAATTGTTGCATCAATTTCTAGAGTCTCCGTGgtggaaagtggaaaaaacaaCCTACTCGCGGAGGGGTTGTTGTTGCTTAATCATTTGCTTAGGGTTTTGGATTCGGGaagtggtttagctatagagaAAGCTTGTATTGCGCTTCAGGCGTTGAGTTTTACTAGAGATAATGCTAGAGCGATTGGATCTAGAGGTGGAATTTCGTCTCTCTTAGGGATTTGTCAAGGTGGGACGCCTGGTTCGCAAGCTTCTGCGGCCGCGGTTTTGAGGAATTTGGcaaaatttaatgaaattaGAGAGAATTTCGCGGAGGAGAATGCGGTTGTTGTTTTATTAGGGTTGGCTTCTTCTGGAACGGTGTTGGCGCAAGAGAATGCCATTGGTTGTGTGGCGAATTTGATTTCGGAGGATGATAGTATGAGGGTTTTGGCTTTTAAAGAAGGTGGAGTTGAGTGTTTGAAGAATTTCTGGGATTCGGCTCCTGTGATTCCAAGTCTTGAAGTTGGTGTTGAAATGTTGAGGTATTTGGCTATGACTGGTCCAATTGGTGAAGTTCTTGTTGCAGAAGGGTTTGTTGGGAGGGTAATGGGAGTGTTGAATTGTGATGTTTTAACGGTGAGGATTGCAGCTGCGCGAGCGGTTTATGCTATGGGTTTGAATGGTGGTAGCAAAACGAAAAAGGAAATGGGGGAATGTGGGTGTGTTCCTTTTTTGATTAAGATGTTGGACGGGAAAGGTGCCGAGGAGAAAGAGTCTGCTGCAATGGCATTGTCGGTGTTACTGCAACATCCTTTCAATAGAAGGATTTTTCGTAAGGACGATAAGGGAATAGTTAGTGCAGTTCATCTGTTGAACCCTTCTTTGGTTAATTTGGATAAGAAATACCCTGTTTCGTTGTTGGTTTCGCTTTTGCATTCTAAGACTTGTCGGAAACAAATGGTGGCTGTGGGGGCTTGTGTATATACGCAGAAGCTTGTTGAATTGGACGTTCCAGgttcaaaaaaattgttagaCGGACTTGGTCGTGGTAAGATATGGGGAGTTTTTGCAAGACCCTAA